The window atatttatttaattttttttggaggcttatttatttatttatttattttataatggcttatttattgttatatttGGTAATGTTTGGTTAGTCATTGTTTTGGATCTTCCTTTAAAGAACAGCGGCGAGCCCACCAACCTCCTGACCAAATGAGGTCAAACCTAAACTGATTCAAAAGAATAAGATCATAACCATTATCTATGATCTTCAGTGGATCCGTCCTTTAGCCTTTAGTCATGCCAAACCTTTGCTCCCTTGCACGAGGAAGGCTAGTTTCTGAGGGAGTTGAGAATTAGACGTTCatacgtatatataaatataaatatatatatatatatatatatatatatatatatattttcaatgaCCTTGTTGATTCGTGACGTCATAAACCCCTGAACCCTCCCATTGAATGCAAACTATTGCATGATCGCGCAGGAGCCCTCCAGAGGTCTGTCCAAGAGGAGAGGGTGCAATCGACCTTGCAGAGCCTCTTCTAAGGTCCAACGGAGGAGAAGACTTGTTCAATCAATTATGCTCTAACCTCACATGATTAGAGCATAATTGATTgaacaatatatttttttcttgacagttaataatttttcacttatactttttcatatttatttttataattaattttttaataataaattttccatctattttcacatatatgtatatatacatatatatattctcatacaTCAATACATTTGTCAACACTTGTAATCATTAcacaaaatatatttgaattggATCACTATCCAATTTGAAAATCAAATGCACcctaattcaataatataatgcTGCATCTTTAGTAtggatttttagatttttcataTCGTACAGAACCAATACGAGCCATTAGATCTTCTCTCATTTAATATGAACCatctattaaatataattttttaaaaatattttcattatttacttttttgttttcctctCACAAACTTTCATCAGTGTTACAATCAATAATCATTGTCCAATCAATATCAGATACCTAAACTGCAATTCTCTTTCTCTGCTTATTTTCCAAGGAATATTGTACTCATAACTAGATTAATCCTTATTATACTTACCCGATAGTCAAGGAAGCCGCAATTAGAGACATCCAGCTGCGTTCTCCCGCAACGACCTCACCTCTCGCCAGCTTATCGACTTGTACCTCTCCCAGATTGAATCCCTCAACTCCCTCCTCCAATGCGTTGTCCTCATCAACTGGATTATCCTTATTATACTCACCTGATGGTCAAGGAAGCCACAGTCGGAGACATCCAGCTCACGTTCTCCCGCAATGACCTCACCTCCCGCTAGCTCACCGAGTTGTACCTCCCCTAAATTGAAACCCCCAATTCCTCCTTCAGTTAATCGTGGAGCTCTAacatgttttattttataaccGATTCGATGATTCAATGGAACACGCTTTATTGAGCCATATGGTTTTATTTTCTAACCGGCTTGGTCCAATATTACACGTGGTTCAATATTCCACGTCATCAGCCCGAATTTGTGATGGCATCGAACACTGACGAAAAGAATTATGGACGGAAAGTACATTTTATGTAATATAGGGACGATATCGTAATTTTTGAAAGGTGTTTTTGAAATgttaaaacttataaaaatgGATTGTTCAAATTATATTGATGATGATCTGATGCCCCAAATTAATTTCCTATGGTATggaaaaacttaaaatatgTACCGTAAAATTTGACATAAtgtaatcattacttttttttttgatatttaataataactttccactcatacttttttttagtaatttttataattaattttttaataaattctccATATACttttacataaatatatatatatatatattctcacacatcaatatatttgtcaGTACTTGCCAATAATATATTGCACAAAATAGATTTGAATTGGATCACTATccaatttaaaaaaacaaatacacCCTAATTATCAAGAATCAAAAGTTAGGGGGGGCAATTGTGATATTTGATTGTGTCCCTATCAAAATCTTTTTAATGATCTTTATATGTGCTGGCTTATTTATTGGATTACATATTAATGTTTGGTTAGCAATTATTTTTGGGATCTTCCTTTGAAGGAACAGCAGAGTTCAACCACCTGACCAAATGAGCCCGAAACCTAACCTCTACCTGTGGGTCTGTACGTTCATGTTAATTATTTCTTCAACGAAACAAAGTCAAACTTCAAACCCCCCCctgccttttttttctttcttttctttttttaatgatcTGAAATCAAAACCCGTCGCATCAAATTACGTTGTTTCATacataagagagagagagagagctttgAATCTTTGAATCTGATCTCCATCTCCATTCGCAGTCAGACCTCAAGAAACCCTAATCTTGCATCTGCAACTACCCTCAATTACTCACTTTCCACTGAAGCAGGACACAGAATCTAATCTTTGAGCCGCAGAGCCTACGGAAGTAGACGGACATTGGGGTGTTTGGTCGGATTTTGGTTTGATTCCCCCATTTCTAGACCCAATTGGAGCTGCTGTTGCTGCAAATTACAGCAAGAAACTCGCAGGGACCAAGATCCCGACATACCCAGTTCTCGAAATCCCTTTCGATCCATGACCCACATGCCAAATCGTAACTCCCCAGCTCAAGCAACCTCGGAAGAACATAGAGTTCCACGAAATTAGCAACCTTTGAGCGGGGAGGATCAGGTTTAACTGTGCCATGGGAGCTGAGAAGAAATGGCTGTTCACACTCTTCTCCGCGGCAATGCTCTCCCTGTTCCTCATCCTTGTCTTCTCAATCTCTGCCTTCAGCTCCCCCGGCgaccatttcccctccctaatccacCGTGGGCCCCACCACCCGCCGGCCTTCGCTTACTACATCTTCGGCGGGCGGAGCGATAAGGACCAGATCTTCCGGCTGTTCCTCGCTGTCTATCACCCGAGGAACCGATACTTGTTGCATCTCGGGGCGGAGGCTTCTGATAACGAGCGGAGGGCGTTGGCCGCCGAGGTGGCTGCAGTCCCCGCCGTGAGGAGCTTCGGGAATGCTGATGTGGTGGGGAAGCCTGATCGGATTAACTTCATGGGCGCGTCTAATATCGCCTCCACTCTCCGAGCTGCATCGGTTCTGTTGAAGGTGGCTAGCGAGTGGGACTGGTTCATTACCTTGAGCGCGTCTGATTATCCACTAATTACACAAGATGGTATGCCACCGTTTGGATAGTTTGGATCTTTTCGGTTTGGTTGATTTTCTTGATGGATGCTCTGATTGAATATGATCTGCTGGCTTATAAGTAGGAAAGAGAAAGCCATTTGGGATGCCAAATTGCCAATTTTATGTTTAGTTCCGACTGTGGGACCATATGTTTGGGATGCTAAGACGGCTTGTATCTGTTCATGATTGATCGGCCTGATTTGAACTGAATTTATGTTTAGGATGTTAGGACTGCTTGTATCTGTTCATGATTTGATCGGCCCGATTTGAGCTGAATGAAGGCATCATCCCTGTAATAGGCATAAATGACTCCAAATGACCATTTAATCTGATGGATGGTTGGGTTCCTCTTTGTTTAGCTTCATTCATATTTAGCATTCATACTGCCCTGTTCACTCATTGCAACTTGCAGTGAGGCAACATCCTACCATTTGGTTGAATTTCTGTTGGACAACTTGCAGTGTTTTTTGCTGCTTCTTGTGCTTTAGGAAAGATATGTGCCTGTGCTTATAAATGTAATCTCTGCGTGAGAGGCATTTGTCTTTGGTGATATTGTTTGACTTCAGGACTGGTGTCTCTGGACAAGTTATGGATGGATGCTCAAGCAAAACATTTAGCGGCTAATATCTTATGACCCTTTACAAAAAATTCAGAGTGGTGAATATCTCGTACCTGTAATTTGATACAACTGCTGTGAGAGATTCTGTTTGTGATGGTGGAATGAAATTTGTGATTAGTTGAAGCATCTTCTATGGTGTTAGCAGCCCCAGATTATCAGTTAAAAGAAATTCTAGTTTTGTGAGAAGTTTGGATTGCAATGAGTTCATAAATGGTTCATTTTAGTTTCACTACACAGCAAGAAGATTGTAGGTTTGACTATCAACCATGATAAATACTTGATGTGGTTCGTATAATCTGCTGCCAAACACCAAACGTCCTATTGTTCTTATATTCAACTGGTGCAAAAGTGAAAGCAATGGAGTGGGAGATATACTGCCGTTAAATGGAAGTTTTTGTTAGATTATAACAGAACCTGTTGGCCCTTAGATTCGAAGTCTCAGTTCTGTGTATTCAATGTAACAAGTAATAGTTGCAATGGCGATTGAAGGGGGGTGACTATGGAGTCTGCTTCGTTTGGTCATTCCGCTTCCATTTTGTTCAGTGCTGTTAAATCCAAATAAAATGATCTCTGAACATTCAGTTTGTTGTGTCTTACTATAAACTATCGTTGATGGTTAGTCAGTGAATCACTgatctttttcttctattgGCAGATCTTTCCCATGTGTTCTCATCAGTGAGGAGGGATCTCAATTTCATTGATCACACTAGCGATCTTGGCTGGAAAGAGTAGGTGCCTTTTCCTAATGGAGATTAGTGCCATAAATTTTCCCCATCATGTCTGgccaaaatttatttttaatgttaaTTTTCTTGCAGGCAGCAAAGGATCCAGCCTATTGTGGTCGATCCTGGGCTTTACTTGGCCCGGAGGAGCCAAATTTTTCAGGCAACCCCGAAACGGTCTACTCCCGATGCATTCAAAGTCTTCACTGGTAATAAACTTATTTTAGACTTCTGCTCGCTCTCTCCTGTTAAGATACTACTGGAAAGCAAATCATCAGTGGCTATACTTAAATACTATGCAGGCTCTTCTTGGGTCACTCTGAGCCGAAAGTTTTTGGAATATTGCATTCTGGGGTGGGACAACATGCCGCGGACACTCCTTATGTACTTCAACAATGTGATGCTGCCTGAAGAAGGCTACTTCCATTCAGTCATCTGCAATGCTCCCGAGTTCATGAACACTACAGTGAACAGTGACCTCCGGTTCATGATCTGGGACAACCCTCCGAAGATGGAGCCCCTCTTTCTCAACTTGTCCGATTTCATCCAGATGGCCCAGAGCGGGGCTGCCTTCGCGAGGCAGTTTCATCGGGACGATCCTGTGCTCAACCTGATTGACGAGAAGATTCTAAACCGTGGGCAGGGACGGGTGAGTCCTGGGGCATGGTGCTCAGGCCGGGACAGCTGGTGGAATGACCCATGCTCCCAATGGGGGGATGTCAACGTTCTGAGGCCAGGTCCATTGGCAAAGAGGCTGGGGGAAACTGTGACAAACCTGATGGATGATTTGAAGTCACAAGCGAATCAGTGCAAATGAAGATCAAAAGATGGCCTGAGACTAGTCTACATCTCTTTGGGGTCGGGAATGATCGATTAAGAGAATGCATTTCTGTGGGTGCTCGTTCTTCAGCTTGGCagtctatttttttttattgcgAAGGGATCCCTTTGCCACGGCCTCCAATCTGTTAGTGACGGGTGTAGGGTTAAAGGGGGGAAGACGGGGTATATAGATGCAAGTGTTTCCAGACCTATCTTGTAGAGCTAGCGGCTAATTCGCCGAGAAATTCGGTGTTGTATTCAGGGATTGGGCAAAGAGGGATCTCCATTGGTTGCTGAGCTGTATGAGTGTTACTGCGTCTTAGGTTCTACCTTTGGTGCTAAATTTGTCACATTCTTTTGGAAGGCAATGTATTCTTTGGAAGCTGCTGGTTATTTGCAATTGCCATCCCTCTTTCCGTCACTCAAGTATGCGTACTTGATCAATCTGAACTTTGTATAAGATCTACAAAGTAGCTGCCCGTGATAGTCATCGGGACAAACTACACATGATATCCATCTAAAAACCAACAAGGGTGGTTGGAAGGCGCAGTCACGAGACTGTTCCGGCAACTAAAACCCATGGATTTGATATTGCATACTTCGCATGATTCACAGTTCGGCTTTCTACCTTCCATTTTAATAAGAACCATTTCATAAACAAGACGGGCTTCCAAAAAGTCACACCATCAATCAAAACTAAAGCAAAGTTCAGCTAATCGACATTCGGCGACATAACTTGCTCCCTACTGCTacatttgcactttttctcttttttaaacaaaaaacaaagaaggggaaaagaaGGAAATGGCTATTCCCGTTAATGTTTGTTCGTCAAACATATTTGCTGCTCTCTCCTGAGTTGGCTTCGGTCCCAAAGACAAGGCTCGGCAGCAGAagcttttcctctttcttGTCTTTCCTCACTCAATCCATATTGTGTGTCCGTGTCCCCACATAGGTCCTCTGTAAATGCTTCCGGTGACTGTTTCGATGTTTGCATCTTTGAGTCCATTCGTCCAACAGTTGCCATGGCAATCAGCATTGTGCAAGATTGGTTGAGCTTCACTTTTCGCAACCTTCTCGTAGAACTGTTGTTCACTCAATTCATACGAAGCATTCATATGTAAGATGTTTCTTTTTCGATTTCTCATCTTCGAATCTGAAAAATGGCAAGGAAATGAGCATATATTACGTACCCCTAGGAAATGTTCCTCCATAAATCCTGCAACTACGATTATAGAAGTCGGATGAGGAGTCAGAATGAAGCCATTTACAGTACTTTGGTCGAATTCTGGGGGCAACTTCTAGGTAAGCCTGGTTGATGCCATGGATTGCGGCAGACTGCAGGCAAATGAAGCCACCCATTTATATTTGCTATCGATCTTCGGCCCACAGATTTGGAAACAGAAATCCTAGAGGGAGAAGGACAAAAGACAAGAAGGTTAATATCAGAATGAGAACGAAAGAAGGAAATGAAGCAACAAAGGGAACCTTATTACAGAGGGAAACGAGATTTTTATATGATCTGATGGCATACCCGAGTCCCCACTTCCAATTCCAAAGTCAGATGCTTAAAACTTTTGCGAGACTTGTCAAGGAACTCCCTCAGTTCATTACAGAACCAGCCAGGTTCCACCTGCTGATAGGAAGAAATATCTAGATTGGCCTCACATTCGCTACACGGTGGAGGATTCTTCATCGATATGGATGGCAGCGGCTCCCGGTAGCTTTGCTTGAGGTGGAACTGCCTTAGCTCTAGAGTCTCAAGATTAATGTCGGTCAATCCTGTGCAGTAAATGATCTCTATTCTCTTGATTACGGGATTTAAAATCCGATACTCCTCAATGAGAGGCAGACTTGCAGAGTCAAGTGTTCCAGCAATGGGAACCTGGAAAGGAATTCCTCGAACCATTCATCGGTTTTGTTAAAATCCACCAACGTTAAGCTCTTGAGATTTGGACTGTGATTCACAGTAACCACATGGGATTGACCTTCAAATGGAGTGCAGTAATGGCAAGAACTTTGCAGACTCGGGGCTTCTATTTCGACTAGTCTAACACAACGAGATGTAGAAATATCCACTGTCTTGATATTCAGAAGACCAGAAACCCTGATTCAGTGAGGCCACTGCAGCGTATAATAGAGAGAAACACAAGGGGCATATGCTCACGAGTCTCTTGAACGTCTGGTTATCCATGGGAAAATCTTCAAGAGTGAGTGAACGCAGAGAATTGAGGTTTATTGATGCACTATGCAAGGAGGATGGAGGCAAACTCATATGCACTAATTTTAAGGAATGAACAGACGGAGAGAAGAAAATCCTTTCTGAAATTAAGTACGGCGAGCGGCTCAAATAGGGATTAGCAGCCGCATGGCTCAAATATGTATTAACAACGGTCTTCGACATTGTTATCAAGAGCAACGCCTATCCACTTCTCAAGCAGATGGACCCAATCATTTGAGCCCTCAT of the Punica granatum isolate Tunisia-2019 chromosome 6, ASM765513v2, whole genome shotgun sequence genome contains:
- the LOC116211553 gene encoding beta-glucuronosyltransferase GlcAT14A, which codes for MGAEKKWLFTLFSAAMLSLFLILVFSISAFSSPGDHFPSLIHRGPHHPPAFAYYIFGGRSDKDQIFRLFLAVYHPRNRYLLHLGAEASDNERRALAAEVAAVPAVRSFGNADVVGKPDRINFMGASNIASTLRAASVLLKVASEWDWFITLSASDYPLITQDDLSHVFSSVRRDLNFIDHTSDLGWKEQQRIQPIVVDPGLYLARRSQIFQATPKRSTPDAFKVFTGSSWVTLSRKFLEYCILGWDNMPRTLLMYFNNVMLPEEGYFHSVICNAPEFMNTTVNSDLRFMIWDNPPKMEPLFLNLSDFIQMAQSGAAFARQFHRDDPVLNLIDEKILNRGQGRVSPGAWCSGRDSWWNDPCSQWGDVNVLRPGPLAKRLGETVTNLMDDLKSQANQCK